In the Nitrospinota bacterium genome, one interval contains:
- a CDS encoding response regulator, protein MEKKGTILIVDDDETVRHQVKRIFSAEYDIIEAATAEEANRIVRHGAGDIRLIILDYLLSDKGRLTETGLDLFRGWVKDCPMLPPVIMMTAYPTTNLAAEFSHNYSGIAFAEKPVRPEVLKALVEDSIQRSGREMEWRNRQCYELIRMKVGGRIKDILQSMSPAVERIEPLPLRDEIQRGLDRIAGLLK, encoded by the coding sequence ATGGAAAAGAAGGGAACGATACTTATAGTCGACGATGACGAAACTGTCCGCCACCAGGTGAAGCGGATATTTTCCGCCGAGTACGACATCATCGAGGCGGCGACGGCGGAGGAGGCAAACAGGATAGTACGCCACGGAGCAGGGGACATCCGCCTCATAATTCTGGACTATCTCCTGTCCGACAAGGGGCGGCTGACAGAGACAGGGCTCGATCTGTTTCGGGGATGGGTGAAGGATTGCCCGATGCTTCCGCCGGTGATCATGATGACGGCCTATCCGACGACGAACCTGGCGGCCGAGTTCTCGCATAACTACTCTGGAATAGCGTTTGCCGAAAAGCCTGTTCGCCCGGAGGTGCTGAAAGCGCTGGTTGAGGATTCAATACAGCGGAGCGGACGAGAGATGGAGTGGCGAAACCGGCAGTGCTATGAACTTATCCGCATGAAGGTCGGGGGGAGGATAAAGGACATTCTCCAGTCGATGAGCCCGGCGGTCGAGCGGATAGAGCCGCTACCACTTCGCGATGAGATTCAGCGGGGCCTTGATCGTATAGCCGGCCTGCTTAAATGA
- a CDS encoding helix-turn-helix transcriptional regulator, whose translation MKKRKKLVDIDAENRHLLGEEINSRRQEAGLTWDQLAEKCRVHPVTAKKWGSAMRSPNMEHLRILDQII comes from the coding sequence ATGAAAAAAAGAAAAAAACTTGTCGACATCGACGCGGAAAACCGCCATCTCCTCGGCGAAGAGATCAACTCTCGACGGCAGGAAGCGGGCCTCACATGGGATCAACTGGCCGAGAAGTGCCGGGTTCATCCGGTCACGGCGAAAAAATGGGGCTCGGCCATGCGCTCGCCAAACATGGAGCATCTCCGTATCCTCGATCAGATCATTTAA
- a CDS encoding helix-turn-helix transcriptional regulator, translating into MTDIKDRLKEAREKAGFNQSDIAYKTGVHFNTVLNYEKGRRQPDADYLYKLVKITNCDPTWLLTGEEPERLAVTPEEKIIFESFKGLIEKDKKMVADIIKVYSERPKP; encoded by the coding sequence ATGACTGATATTAAAGACCGATTGAAAGAGGCGCGAGAAAAAGCCGGATTTAACCAGTCCGATATCGCCTATAAAACAGGTGTGCATTTCAACACGGTTTTAAACTACGAGAAAGGGCGGCGCCAACCCGATGCTGACTATCTCTACAAACTTGTGAAGATTACAAACTGCGACCCGACATGGCTCCTCACCGGCGAGGAACCGGAACGGCTCGCCGTCACCCCGGAGGAGAAGATTATTTTTGAGTCATTCAAGGGGCTAATTGAAAAAGATAAAAAGATGGTTGCGGATATTATCAAGGTCTATTCAGAACGACCGAAACCTTAA
- a CDS encoding pentapeptide repeat-containing protein, with translation MERIKIYDRFRGGVIYEASDNARTIKEAVEEGVARGVNLAGADLKAANLEGAELSYANLAEANLSIANLKGAKLWKADLRKASLEQANLADVDLRYAHLFGAYLGGANLVRAKLNGVTLARVYLRGANFEGATGYSDSLDVLMELIRQFPVTTFSEPEWRAIGIIAVHSFSINRIPDLPLYFDNDLYPVFEKLAEKGFGEWLYLYKKKLQVQVIEVAGAVERSGVGSNVTALEE, from the coding sequence ATGGAGCGGATAAAGATATACGATCGTTTCAGGGGTGGAGTGATATACGAAGCAAGCGATAACGCCCGGACTATCAAGGAGGCGGTCGAAGAGGGGGTGGCAAGGGGGGTAAATCTAGCTGGCGCGGATCTGAAAGCCGCTAACCTAGAGGGAGCAGAGCTAAGTTACGCAAACCTTGCGGAAGCAAACCTGTCGATAGCGAACCTTAAGGGGGCGAAGCTATGGAAAGCGGACCTTCGGAAAGCTTCTCTAGAACAGGCGAATCTTGCGGATGTCGATCTTCGTTACGCGCACCTGTTCGGCGCATATCTTGGCGGGGCGAATCTTGTGAGAGCAAAACTTAATGGAGTTACTCTTGCGAGAGTCTACCTTCGGGGGGCGAATTTCGAGGGGGCGACGGGATATTCGGATTCGCTCGATGTGCTGATGGAACTCATCCGCCAGTTCCCGGTAACGACATTCAGCGAACCGGAATGGCGCGCGATAGGGATCATCGCCGTGCACAGTTTCAGCATTAATCGTATTCCTGATCTACCACTATATTTCGATAATGATCTCTATCCTGTATTTGAAAAGCTGGCAGAAAAAGGGTTCGGCGAATGGCTGTATCTATACAAAAAGAAACTGCAAGTACAAGTAATTGAAGTTGCCGGGGCGGTTGAGCGGTCCGGCGTGGGCAGTAACGTGACAGCATTGGAGGAATGA
- a CDS encoding VRR-NUC domain-containing protein gives MRNDLEHQHQVALINWASAHENKYPGLHLLHAIPNGGHRNKATAGKLKAEGVKAGFPDLLLPVPRGEYHSLYIEMKKPVTRSSGKGSISKAQSTVIEELRSFGNAVVVCYGWIEASQAIIDYYKGAGR, from the coding sequence ATGAGAAATGACCTTGAACATCAGCATCAGGTAGCCCTCATTAATTGGGCGTCGGCGCACGAGAATAAATATCCGGGTTTGCATCTGCTCCACGCGATACCGAACGGGGGGCACAGGAATAAGGCGACCGCCGGAAAGCTGAAAGCGGAAGGTGTGAAAGCAGGGTTTCCTGATCTTCTGCTCCCGGTACCGCGCGGGGAATATCACTCGCTCTATATAGAAATGAAAAAACCTGTCACGCGATCGAGCGGAAAGGGGAGCATCAGCAAGGCGCAGAGCACGGTGATTGAAGAACTCCGGTCTTTCGGCAACGCGGTTGTCGTCTGTTACGGGTGGATAGAGGCATCCCAGGCGATCATTGATTATTACAAGGGGGCGGGGAGATGA
- a CDS encoding DUF3310 domain-containing protein — translation MGEKVDHPSHYGGKDNPYEAIKVIEAWSLGFNLGNAIKYISRAGRKEGSPPREDLKKAAGYLDREIKKHERTGK, via the coding sequence ATGGGAGAAAAAGTAGATCATCCCTCTCATTACGGGGGCAAAGACAATCCATATGAGGCGATAAAAGTGATCGAGGCATGGAGCCTCGGTTTCAACTTGGGAAATGCGATCAAGTATATTTCACGCGCAGGGAGGAAAGAGGGTTCGCCACCTCGTGAAGATTTAAAAAAAGCGGCGGGGTACCTGGATCGCGAGATTAAAAAGCATGAAAGGACGGGGAAATGA
- the thyX gene encoding FAD-dependent thymidylate synthase, whose protein sequence is MKFTKPYFLIEDEIDGSKILNKLERAGRTCYKSEDRITEESSPKFVKSILDRGHESVIEHESVSVRIICDRGVTHEIVRHRLASYSQESTRYCNYGKADGVTFVIPPFLRQLEIIEPGVNYKLDDIIQVFKESAVDQKDDVSIEWFVAMAQAEKTYNNMLALGMSPQYARSVLPNSLKTEIVMSCNLREWRHFFNLRTAKAAHPQMREIAVPLLKEFQNLIPIIFDDIEPFEGE, encoded by the coding sequence ATGAAATTCACAAAGCCATATTTTCTTATCGAAGATGAAATAGACGGGTCAAAGATATTAAATAAATTGGAGCGTGCAGGGCGCACCTGCTACAAGAGCGAAGACCGTATAACCGAAGAATCATCGCCCAAGTTTGTTAAATCGATCCTCGACAGGGGGCATGAGTCGGTTATTGAACATGAATCCGTAAGTGTCCGAATAATATGTGACCGAGGTGTAACCCATGAAATTGTCCGGCACAGGCTTGCCTCGTACTCACAGGAATCTACTAGATACTGCAATTATGGCAAGGCCGATGGTGTTACGTTTGTGATCCCGCCTTTTTTGAGGCAGTTGGAAATAATAGAGCCGGGGGTGAATTACAAACTTGATGACATCATCCAGGTCTTTAAAGAAAGCGCCGTTGACCAAAAAGATGATGTGTCGATTGAATGGTTTGTGGCAATGGCACAAGCTGAAAAGACATATAACAATATGCTGGCACTGGGTATGAGTCCCCAGTATGCGCGTTCAGTTTTGCCAAACAGCTTGAAAACCGAAATCGTCATGTCATGTAACTTGCGCGAGTGGCGCCATTTTTTCAACCTTCGCACAGCAAAAGCGGCGCATCCTCAAATGCGGGAAATCGCCGTTCCACTGTTAAAGGAATTCCAGAATTTAATACCGATTATTTTTGACGATATTGAACCTTTTGAAGGTGAATGA
- a CDS encoding phage Gp37/Gp68 family protein, which yields MGNTKIEWTDATWNPVTGCTKISEGCKNCYAERMATTRLSKMPSSGYSPEDPFAVTLHSERLNEPLKWMKPKMVFVCSMGDIFHEDVPFEFIARIFSVMALNERHIFQILTKRPERMAEFLKWVEACYARMFENDEGLRVLPNVWLGVTAENQEQADKRIPILLDIPAAKRFVSIEPMLGEIDIKPYIGLRSLKCKCGYHSDEMDLVPRGLSRGKENLICLECGYRAEEGPVLDWVICGGETGQNARPMNPEWARSVRDQCKEAGVPFFFKQWGEWGLNEWTNGMFPALEEYRGTMRAFTIVDHSNRTEIGKTTYNVFPLVGNSYETLTRVGKKKAGCLLDGVEHKEFPLDPRLREDDKEGAGR from the coding sequence ATGGGAAACACAAAAATTGAATGGACGGATGCTACATGGAACCCGGTGACGGGGTGTACGAAGATCTCGGAGGGTTGCAAGAACTGTTATGCGGAGCGGATGGCGACGACCCGGTTATCGAAAATGCCGTCGAGCGGATACAGCCCGGAGGATCCGTTTGCCGTGACGTTGCATTCTGAAAGGTTGAATGAGCCGTTGAAGTGGATGAAACCAAAGATGGTTTTCGTCTGCTCAATGGGGGATATCTTTCATGAAGATGTGCCGTTTGAGTTTATAGCCAGAATCTTTTCAGTAATGGCCTTGAATGAACGGCATATATTTCAGATTTTGACAAAACGACCAGAGCGTATGGCCGAGTTTTTGAAATGGGTAGAAGCTTGTTACGCCAGAATGTTTGAAAATGATGAAGGCTTGCGAGTTTTGCCGAACGTCTGGCTTGGTGTGACCGCTGAGAATCAGGAGCAGGCGGATAAAAGGATCCCGATTCTATTGGATATCCCAGCGGCAAAAAGGTTCGTGAGTATAGAGCCGATGCTGGGGGAGATAGACATAAAGCCGTATATCGGGTTGCGTTCATTGAAATGTAAGTGTGGATACCACTCTGACGAAATGGATCTTGTTCCGCGCGGTCTCTCTAGGGGTAAGGAAAATTTAATCTGCCTTGAGTGTGGATATAGAGCAGAAGAAGGTCCGGTTCTCGACTGGGTGATATGCGGCGGGGAGACGGGGCAAAATGCCAGGCCGATGAATCCTGAATGGGCTCGTTCCGTTCGTGACCAGTGCAAGGAAGCCGGGGTTCCTTTTTTCTTTAAGCAGTGGGGGGAGTGGGGGCTAAATGAATGGACAAACGGGATGTTTCCCGCTCTTGAAGAGTATCGCGGAACGATGCGAGCATTCACCATTGTTGACCATTCGAACCGGACGGAAATAGGAAAAACAACGTATAACGTATTTCCCCTTGTTGGCAATAGCTATGAAACATTAACCCGGGTCGGCAAGAAGAAGGCCGGTTGTCTGCTTGATGGAGTTGAGCATAAGGAGTTTCCACTGGATCCCCGCCTTCGCGAGGATGACAAAGAGGGGGCGGGGAGATGA
- a CDS encoding DNA cytosine methyltransferase, which produces MNGNSAEITCIELCAGYSGISLGLERVIPGLRVVAYSEIEGFACVNLGEKMERGWLDPAPVFTDLKEFPGEEFRDKVHLITGGYPCQPFSAAGKRKGEDDPRHLWPHIARLIKTVRPVWVFLENVEGHVTLGLSTVVSDLGELGYRTTWGLFSASEVGAPHGRKRVFILGELADDMRRSESEQSRGNNSQGDSAPRSRFGAGIGAGGRACRRDIAKGNDIPGGDTSRAEESVDDGGEARDVGDTKHTGSFTGEKPGGVAAAIQYNKDWADISGKSSGTDEPCKLSEADVPDTYGAGCEEQCRPFSIRKELAPAECVCDRWPAGPGEEQYGWEPPRTTKPFVRIANRHGGFIDEAREAEQQEAESSMGGDADGFADWMVQADSRQDELRMLGNGVVPATAARAWTVLYGRMREGR; this is translated from the coding sequence GTGAATGGTAATAGTGCCGAGATCACTTGTATCGAGCTTTGCGCTGGATACTCTGGAATTTCCCTCGGACTTGAACGAGTTATCCCGGGTCTGCGCGTCGTCGCTTACAGCGAGATCGAAGGTTTCGCCTGCGTCAATCTGGGAGAAAAGATGGAACGCGGGTGGCTGGATCCGGCTCCTGTCTTCACGGATCTTAAAGAGTTCCCGGGCGAAGAGTTTCGTGACAAGGTACACCTCATCACTGGCGGATATCCGTGCCAGCCGTTCTCCGCTGCCGGAAAGCGGAAAGGGGAGGACGATCCGCGACATTTATGGCCTCACATTGCACGACTCATCAAGACAGTTCGGCCTGTTTGGGTGTTCCTTGAAAACGTCGAGGGACACGTTACGCTTGGACTCTCCACAGTTGTCAGCGACCTGGGAGAGTTGGGTTATCGAACAACGTGGGGACTATTCAGCGCGTCTGAAGTCGGCGCACCTCACGGACGGAAACGGGTCTTCATTCTTGGGGAACTGGCCGACGATATGCGCCGCTCAGAATCGGAACAGTCGAGGGGCAATAATTCTCAAGGGGACAGCGCACCAAGATCACGGTTCGGCGCTGGGATTGGAGCAGGTGGTAGAGCTTGCCGAAGGGATATTGCCAAAGGAAATGACATCCCCGGAGGAGATACCAGCAGGGCGGAAGAATCTGTGGACGACGGCGGTGAAGCGAGAGATGTGGGCGACACCAAACACACTGGATCATTTACCGGAGAGAAGCCCGGAGGCGTTGCGGCGGCAATTCAATACAACAAGGATTGGGCGGACATCTCCGGCAAATCTTCGGGAACAGATGAACCCTGCAAATTATCCGAGGCAGATGTACCCGACACCTACGGAGCAGGATGCGAAGAACAATGCCGGCCCTTCTCAATTCGAAAGGAACTCGCTCCCGCTGAATGCGTTTGTGACCGTTGGCCAGCAGGACCGGGAGAAGAGCAGTACGGATGGGAGCCGCCGCGAACCACCAAACCATTCGTCCGTATCGCAAACCGACATGGAGGCTTTATCGACGAAGCAAGAGAAGCGGAACAACAGGAAGCTGAATCCTCGATGGGTGGAGACGCTGATGGGTTTGCCGATTGGATGGTGCAGGCCGACAGCCGACAGGATGAACTGCGGATGCTCGGAAACGGGGTCGTACCGGCAACGGCAGCGAGAGCGTGGACAGTTTTGTACGGTCGGATGAGGGAGGGGAGATAG
- a CDS encoding YdaU family protein codes for MKKEGQAPAFQFYPGDFLSNPQITLMTPEERGGYINLICYAWQDGECSLPNDETLLARLSGLGEGWLKGCSTAIMKMFEVDPNDKTKIFSTWLRDEREKQRRHREASIRGGKNSVKSRGLALKGTSTGQVEGALNPSSSSSSSSSDFSHKKKNIKKEKSINPDFEKFYELYPRKEAKARALKAFEQLKPDEKLLGVILTRLELQVNRWRATGTASEFIPLPATWLNGERWEDEVTNKSNSGGKKPGVNGTNGAGHRQVRPEPAKERDKAGAYDL; via the coding sequence TTGAAAAAGGAAGGACAGGCACCGGCGTTTCAGTTTTATCCGGGTGATTTTTTATCAAATCCGCAGATAACGCTGATGACACCGGAAGAGCGCGGGGGATATATAAACCTGATCTGCTACGCATGGCAGGACGGGGAGTGTTCGTTGCCGAACGACGAGACGCTATTGGCGCGACTGTCCGGTCTGGGTGAAGGGTGGTTGAAGGGGTGTTCAACCGCGATTATGAAAATGTTTGAAGTGGACCCGAACGACAAGACGAAAATCTTTTCAACTTGGCTTCGCGACGAGCGCGAAAAGCAGAGACGACACAGGGAGGCGAGCATACGCGGGGGGAAAAACTCCGTTAAATCAAGGGGATTGGCTCTCAAGGGTACTTCAACCGGGCAGGTTGAAGGGGCGTTGAACCCTTCTTCTTCATCTTCTTCTTCATCTTCAGACTTCAGTCATAAAAAGAAAAATATAAAAAAGGAAAAAAGCATTAACCCGGATTTTGAGAAGTTTTACGAGCTGTATCCGCGCAAGGAGGCAAAAGCCCGGGCGCTAAAAGCATTCGAGCAGTTAAAGCCGGATGAAAAGTTGCTCGGCGTGATACTCACACGTCTGGAACTCCAAGTGAACCGCTGGAGAGCCACCGGTACCGCGTCGGAATTTATCCCCTTGCCTGCAACGTGGCTGAACGGCGAGCGGTGGGAGGACGAGGTTACGAATAAATCCAATTCTGGCGGGAAGAAGCCCGGCGTAAACGGAACAAACGGGGCGGGGCATCGCCAGGTGAGGCCGGAACCTGCCAAAGAGCGAGATAAGGCCGGAGCGTACGATTTATGA